In Biomphalaria glabrata chromosome 11, xgBioGlab47.1, whole genome shotgun sequence, the following proteins share a genomic window:
- the LOC106066604 gene encoding myosin-2 essential light chain-like: protein MAKVSEDEMSDYHETFTLFDTRGDGKIFAYQIGDVLRALNQNPTEQEIRKCGFSQNPDARISFETFYPILQTISKNRILPTMEDFIEGFRVFDKDQNGTIGCAELRHILTSLGEKLTEDEVDQLVAGQEDGQGNIQYEEFIKVVMNG from the exons GCCAAAGTATCTGAAGATGAGATGTCTGATTACCATGAGACCTTCACCTTGTTTGACACGAGGGGGGACGGCAAGATTTTTGCGTACCAGATTGGTGATGTCTTGAGGGCACTGAATCAAAACCCAACCGAACAAGAAATAAGGAAATGCGGCTTCTCTCAAAATCCAG ATGCAAGAATTTCATTTGAGACATTTTACCCCATCCTTCAGACGATAAGCAAAAATCGCATCCTGCCAACTATGGAAGACTTTATAGAGGGATTTAGAGTTTTTGACAAGGATCAGAATGGAACAATTGGCTGTGCTGAGCTCAGACATATTCTCACATCTTTAG GTGAGAAGTTGACAGAAGACGAGGTGGATCAGCTGGTTGCTGGACAAGAAGATGGACAGGGCAATATTCAATATGAAG AGTTTATCAAGGTGGTAATGAACGGTTGA